The DNA sequence TCCCGGCCGTCCGCGGCGCATTTCTGGCCGCAGGCGGGATATGCCGTTCTGAACCGTCCCTATCGTGGCGGGTTGAACCGGCTCATCTTTGACTGCGGCGATTTCGGATTAGCCGCGGCGCCCGGTCATGGCCACGCTGATTGCCTCGGAATAACCCTCGATCTAGCGGATCGCCCCATTTTGATTGATCCAGGGACCTACTCCTTCCAAGATCTGCATTGGCGGCAGGGATTTCGCGGCACTCGGGCGCACAACACCATGGTTATCGATAGCTGCGATCAGACCTACATCCCCGGGCTGTTCGGCGCTGGCCGGTTCGCCCGTCCCCGCCTTAACAGCGCCATCCTCAGCGGCGGACTGCGATTTTTTGACGCCAGTCACGATGGTTATCAGCGCTGCGGGGGATCGGTTCAGCACCGGCGCCTTCTTCTGGACCTGCCGGATATGGGTTGGCTGGTAATCGATCTTGTGACCGGTCAAGGGAGGCATGAGGTGGAGGAGCTTTGGCACTTTCACCCTGATATCCTGCTGCGAATCAAGTCCTCTCAGATTGCGGCCTGTATCGGCGACAGAGAGGTATGCCAGATATATCAACGGTCTTCATTCGAAACACTCTCAATGGTCGGATGTGGTATCTATGATCCGCCCTTGGGATGGCTGGCGGAAGAGGCAGGCCAGAAAATTCCCGCTCCGGTTCTAGTATCCTCCGGGACAGGAAATCTGCCTCTCCTAGTCGCCACACTTTTCGTCCCCGGCAGAACAAAAAAGAAAATATCCCTGCAGTTGAAAGAACTTGCCGGAAGTTGGGCGCTGGAGGCCAAAATAGGGGCAAACTCAGGTATTGCGTTGTTTAGTCCGGATAATGCGGCGGTGTTGGACTATCCGCCTTGGTCAGCCACGGGGCGGGTATTAGTCTGCCAGCAAACGCCGGATTGCGAAGCGATGATTCTTTCAGGCGGCGCAGCCGTCAGCCGAAAGAACAGCCTAACGCTCTCACTTCCACGGGAAAGCGGCGGTTTGTTGGTGAATCGAGAAAAGGGGGGCATTACGATATATGGAGATGTTCCCTTGCCCCTCGAGCTCTTCTGTCCGATTGAACTTCCGGTTGCGATCAATGGTGAGGCGGTGGCGGCGCGCTTTGACCGGAGGAGGCGGATGCTGCAGGTGTCGGGATGAAATTATTGCGGCTTTATCGGATTGTCTGCCGAAATTTGATCATGCTGGTGGTGGTGTGGTTGACTGCCAGTCCGGTTCATGGCGGCACTCAGGCACAGATCATCGTATCGGCAGCGGTTGACCCGAAGAAGATAATTAACCAGAAGTTGTTTGGCCATAATGTCCTGTTTGCCGGCAACGGTATGTGGGATGCCAGGCGGAATTATCTCGAGACCGAGGCGGAATGCCTGATCAAGATGCTTCAACCTTCGGTCCTGCGGTTCCCGGGGGGCGATATTTCCGACCTTTATATCTGGGAAGATGGTTTGGGGGTGTCCAATACATCCCTGGTAACTCCGCAGGATACTGATATTGCTCTCGAAGCCGAGCCGGATTGGACCGGCGTGCGGAATATCCGGATACTGGATCGCCACGATGGTAAATACGGGGATCTCGGATGCTTCAGTTTTCAGGATGGGGTTCTCTTGAGGGGTGTAGTCGGCCTCAAGGCGACGCACCCTCCCGGCGCTTCGGTACGTCCGGAAAAGCGCCTGGGCCAGCCGGAATGGTATTCTCATAGTTATGGTATCATGGAGCATCTGCAGTTGTGCGAATTGCTGGGCGCCGAACCCATAATCACGGTCAACTATGGCAGTGGCCTGAATAAAGACGGTAGGGTGAGTACTTACGTTTCCTTATCCCAAAAAGTTAAGCGCGCCGCTGCCTGGGTGGCCTTGGTGAACGGTAACCCGGAAGATCAACGGCTGCTCGGCATTGATGAAGAAGGCCGCGACTGGCGTACCATCGGGTATTGGGCCGGACTGCGAGTGGCTCGGGGGCGACCGGCGCCATACGGCGTTACCTATTGGGAGATTGGCAACGAGGTTTTTAACCGCCAGGCCATAGGTTTTTGTTCGGCCCAAACCTATGCGGCAGATTATCTCGAATTTGTCCGGGCCATGAAAACCGTGGACCCCACAATAAAAATCGGAGCGGTGGGATTGGCCGAGCCTCATGGCCGGGGGGATGCCGACCAGGAATTACCCTGGAATGAAACTATCCTACAAGGGGCAAAAAACCATCTCGATTTTCTGTCGGTGCATCTCTATTATCCCAGCGCCTCGGCCTGTCCGCATTCTTACCAGAGTCAGTGCTGGTTCATGGCCGTGATGGGAGCGGCCTCGCAAGCGATGGCCGATCTGAAGGAAATCCGGCGTTTGATCGATACGATCTATGGGCCTTCGGAGACGATTCCAATTGTCGTGTCCGAATACGGGGTGTGGCCGGCGGAATCAAAATCCGGAGGCGATTATGCAAATCTGGCTCGGGCATTGTATGACGCCGATCTGCTCATGGGGCTCATGACCGAGGGATCGGACCTCGGGGTTGACCTGGCGGCGGCCTGGAATATTCATGGCAATAACCCAACCGCAGCCATTCGCTTTGATTTTAACACTGAATCCAGAACCTTGCGGCCGCATTTCTGGGCCCAGCAACTACTCCGGAATTCCTTAGGGAACTGGATTTTGCCGGTTCAGGTGACCTGCCCGACGTTAGCCATCGGACGGCTGGGCAACGTCGGTCCTTTGTTGGCGGTTCCCGAGCTACAAGCTATGGCTACCCTTGACCTGCAGGGGCACCTGGCTCTTGCGGTCTTGAATCGTTCCCTGGTCAGCGGCCTGGAGGCCGACATCACCATCCGGGAGTATCAGCCACTACCCCTTGCCACGGTTCAATCCTGCCACGGAGACTCTCCTGCCGCCCATAATGAAAGAGAACCATGTCGGGTAAGGGTGCAGACTCGGGATTATTCCCACGTGGCCGAGAATTTTCAATATCATTTTCCCCCACATTCCTTGACTATCATTCATCTGCAACGTCAATCCGCACAGAAATAGTTCGGGATTGCTGCAATAATTCCTTAAAAAACGCAAGTTCATCAATTTATTAGATATAACACATCTTCTAGAGCCATTATATAATTAAATAACAATGCAGCGGGTTGAGGAAAATATGAAAGACAACCCCACCCTAACCCTCAATGCCGTTGAAATAAGACTGCCAACTTTTCTTCGGTCATTCTGAGCTGCCTCCGGCGGCGAAGAATCTCATGGAATATAGCAGGTTATATTCTTTACTCCGCTTAGCTCCGTTCAGAATGACAATCTTAACTCAACAGTATTGACCCTACCTCCCCCCCCCGTAAACGGGAGGGAACTTTCCCCCCCCCGTTTATAGGGGGATAAAGGGGGTAAACATAGTAGCGTACCTAAATCCTCAGAAAACTGAACTGTTGCAATATCTTGAGAATCGGGTTATGTTGGAACACATATCCCTAATGCTGATATACAAATACATCCAACTCATCCTTCTCGGATATCTACCGGCACGTTTCACGATACATCTTTCCGCCTTAACCATATCCCAGTCCTCTTTGGGGTTATCTGATTCTATGAAGCCATGTTAGTTCATAAGCTTTTATTGCCGGAAAATATCGAGCTGAATTTTAATCCCCCACCAGAAAAAATACTCAAGGCTCTCGTCAGGTTGGTCTACTCACGAGCGAAACTTGCGGTCGATTCCGGGACCTTCGAAGAAGAGGAATTGCACCTGCTCCATAGCTATCTGGGCGAAGGTCTGGCGATTCTTCATAACCTTTCCGAGGCCGTGGCGCAAACACTTCTAATACTGGTCCTGTCTCCCGCGGGGGTTGGATTGAACGGGCAGAGCTGTCAAGTGCTGGCGGTGCTGATCACGCCCCTGAAAGAAAGCGGTTCCCACTTCCAACTGCTTGCCAGGCTCACTGCCCTGTTGCGCAACCGCCGCTTACGCGAGGAATTGATGGCCAAAGAGAGCGCCACGGAGATCTGGCGGGCCATCAGGCGTGAGGAAGAATCAGGCTACGAAAATTACTGGGTGTTGTCCCGGGAAGAAATCCTGAAGGAACTCACCACCGGCTTCCAAGGTCTTTCCCCGGAGGAAGCCCGGCACCGTCTGGAAGAAATCGGTCCCAATCGCATCGCCCGAGTCCGCCGCCGCCCTCTCTTCCTGCGTTTTGGAACTAATTTCGTCAATCTTTTTGCTATCCTGCTCTGGGCCGCATCCGGCTTTGCCTACCTGGCGGGGATAAAGGAGTTGGCTGCGGCTATACCTCTGGTGATTCTGATCAATGCCATTTTCAGTTTCTGGCAGGAATATCGAGCTGAGAAGGCCATCGAGGTCCTGGGAAAATTGCTTCCCTCCAGGACTCGGGTTTGCAGGGGTGGGGAGGTCAGGGAAGTGGAGGCAGCCGAACTCGTCCCGGGTGACATCATTGTTCTGGAAGCGGGAGACCAGGTTCCGGCGGATTCCCGGCTCATCGAAGCCCAGGATTTCCGGGTGGACAACAGCGCCCTGACCGGAGAGTCGCGTCCGGCCTATAAAACTGCGGAGTCCGTGGAGGATGGCCAGGAATTTCTCTGGACCGAGATGCCCAACCTGGTTTTTGCCGGTACCGCTGCCCTCTCCGGCGTCGCCCGCGGGGTGGTGTTAGCCACCGGTATGGACACCCAGTTGGGCAACATCGCTGCCCTTACCCAGGAAGTGAAGGAAAAACCCAGCCCCTTGCAGCGGGAGATGCAGTTTGTAGTCAAAGTTCAGGCGGTAGTGGCTGTCACCATTGGCCTGCTTTTTTTTCTGGTGGCGGTTCTGACCGGCAAACTCGCCTTCTTTAACAGCCTGATCTTTGCCATCGGCCTGATCGTCGCCTTCGTACCCGAGGGATTGCTGCCCACCCTCACCCTGGCCCTGGCTATGGGCGTGCAGCGCATGGCCCGTAAGAATGCCCTGGTCAAAAGACTGTCAGCGGTGGAAACGCTGGGGGCGGCCACGGTTATCTGCACCGACAAAACCGGCACCCTCACCACCAACGAGGTTATGGTGGCCCATCTCTGGCTGGCAGGCAACCATTTAACCGTTACCGGCAGCGGCTTTAAACTTCCTGGAAGACTGGAACAAGACAACAGTCCCCTTTCTCCTCCTAAGCTCGGATCGCCGCTCCTGACCAGGATCAGCCATTGCGCCATCCTGTGCAATAACGCTTCGCTTAGCGCCGGGGACGAGAAGGTATCGGGTGACCCCACCGAGGCCGCCCTTTTGGTACTGGCTGCCAAGATCGGAAAGGATTTTGAAGCAATCCGCCGCAGCCAGCCGCGCCTCAAGGTCTTTCCGTTTGAGTCTGTCCGCAAGCGTATGAGCGTCCTCCACGCTGCGCCAGACGGCGGGGTGAGTTGCTGGGTGAAAGGGGCCCCGGAATCGGTGATCCCCCTGTGCACCACCATAACTGAATGGGATGGGCAGACCCGCCCGCTCACCCAACAGGATAGGGCCAGGCTGAGTCAGGAATTAAGCGAGATGGCCCAAAAGGGTCTCCGGCTCCTGACCCTGGCCTACAAACCGGTGGAAACCTTGGATCTGGGTCTGGAAGAAGCCGAGAGCAACCTTTCCTTTCTGGCAATAACCGGGATGGAGGACCCGCCGCGGCCGGAGGTTTCAGAAGCTATTGACAGGTGTCATAAGGCTGGCATCCGCATTGTGATGATCACGGGAGATTTTGGCGGCACCGCCGGCGCCGTGGCTTCCGAGATCGGTATGCGACTGGGGAAAGCTGCCATTCTCACCGGTGAGGAAGTCTCCCGCCTGTCCGAAGTCCAACTCCGAGGGTTGCTCAAGCGAAGTGGCGACAAGGTGTTTGCCCGTATCTCCCCGCAGGAGAAACTTCGAATCGTTGTGGCCCTGCTCAATCTGGGGGAGATTGTAGCCGTTACCGGCGATGGGGTTAATGACGGCCCGGCTTTGAAGGCTGCGGACATCGGGGTGGCCATGGGCCAGCGGGGCACCGAGGTGAGCAAAGAGGCCGCCAGTATCGTACTGACGGACGATAACTTCGCTACCATTGTCGCTGCCATTGAAGAGGGGCGAGCCGTTTATGCCAATATCAAGAAGTTCATCACTTACATTTTCAACAGCAATATTCCAGAGGCGGTGCCCTTTGTCCTGTTCGTGCTTCTTGGCATCCCGCTGCCTTTAAATATCATGCAAATCCTGGCGGTGGATCTGGGGACCGACCTCCTGCCAGGTCTGGCCCTGGGGGTCGAACCGCCGGAGCCGGGGATCATGAACCGTCCGCCCCGTTCCCGCCGGGATCGCCTCATAGATTGGCCCCTGGCCCGGCGCTTCACCTTTTTAGGGCTGTTGAACGCCGCCGCCGCCCTCTGTGCCTTTTTCTTTGTGTACCTGTCGGCCGGTTGGCGGCCGGGATTAGAGATGGCGGCCAGCGGTCCCCTCTACGAACGCGCCACTACTATGTGCCTGGCAGGGATTATCGCCTCCCAGATCGGCAATGGCCTGGCTATTCGCACCGACCGGGAATCCGTCTTTAAAGTAGGCCTGTTTTCCAACCGGCTGCTCATCGGCGGCATCGTCAGTGAGGTCCTTATTCTCCTGGCCTTGAGCTACCTACCCCTTCTACAGGGTATCTTCGGCACCGCTCCCCTCACCGGAAAGGACTTAATGTTCCTTCTCAGCTTTCCCCCAGTAATGCTGCTGGCCGATGAGCTGCGCAAGGCCTGGGGGCGCCGCCAGCATCAATCTCATTAGAAGCAGAGCGAAGGAGTTTTTAACCCGTCTAGCATTTGACTGATATACGTTTAAAAAAAAGCCTCGGCAGGATATGATTCGGTAGAATATGATAATGATGTTAGGAAAACGTCACTTTTAATTGCTAAAATATTAACTAGTTAGTGTTCATCCGGAAACTGTGGCGGTGCCCCTTGCAGCACAAAGGGAAAAGCGGAAATCTTGTTTGTGGAAGTGGGGTTACCCTGCCTCTACAATGGATAAGCCCAAAAAAAGGACTTCCTGGATGGAGACTGGTTAGCGTTAATCCGGTTAAGGAGAAGTGCTATGAGATCAATCTTACAGACATGCAAGCCTCGCCATGACATCCTCACCGGGACGTTTAATCCGGAGATTTTCACGGCTAATCTCAGTCAGGTAATGGACAGTTATCGAGGCAAAAGCAGCATTATTCACTCTCTGTATACTGACGCCAGGCAATTTTTTAAAGACGCCACCTATCCCACCGAAAGCCTGAAATTGATGCTTGCGGATGTCCTGGGACGATTGGCCGGAGACAATTCGTTGCCGGCGATCCATCGACTGGAAACCGCCTTTGGGGGTGGAAAGACCCACATGCTTATCGCCCTGGCGCATCTAAGTTTTCGAGGGCAGGAACTGGTTGATGCGGTGCAGGACATTATTGATCCCACGATCTTGCCTCCGCCGGGGCAGGTACAGGTGGTGGGCATAGCCGGTGATGAACTGCCGGTTCATCAGCCCCAAGGGGCAGTCCTCTCGCCTTACACCCTCTGGGGAGAGTTGGCCTTTCAGATCGGCGGGGAAGCCTTATACCGGGAGAGGGAAACCGAAGTCCGGTCTTATGCCGCGCCGGGGAGGAACTTCTTGGAACAGGTCTTCGGGGGGCGCAAGGTTCTCATTATGCTGGATGAACTGGCTCAATATGCCGCCAGGCTACAGGCCGCCCGACCGGACGGGGCCGAAATGTTGGCCGCTTTTCTCATGGCCCTCCATAGTTATGCCAGAACGCATGCCGGGGTAGCGGTGGTGCTGACGCTGGCCAGCGCCGCGGATGCCTTTGCCAAAAACACAGAAAAGCTTCGGGAACTGATTGCGACGGTAAAGGGGGAAGACGTTGATGAGATCCAAGCGTGGGAATTGGCGCAAAAAGCGGAGAAAGATATCCGCAGTGTAATTGCCCGGGACGCCACGACGGTGGTCCCCATTCAGGCCGGGGAAATTTCCCGTATTCTGGCCAAAAGATTATTTGACCAGGTGGATGCCGAAGCGGCGGCGGCAACGGCCCAAGCCTACCTTAAACTGTATGGCACTCATGCGGCGGTGCTGCCGCCTCGGGCCTCGCAGCACGATTTTCACGACCTCATCACGGCGCATTATCCCTTCCATCCCACGTTTATCCGTTTTTTGAATGAAAAACTGGCCACGGTGGAGACGTTTCAGGGCACCAGAGGAGTGCTGCGAGTATTGGCTTTAGTCATACGAAGTCTGTGGCAAAAAAGACTAGAGACGCCGCTGATCCATACCTGTCATGTTCCCCTTGACGATCCCGGGGTGGTTAATGAAATTATGGGACGGACGGGAGGCGGCGATCTTTTGCCGGTGCTCAATGCCGACGTGGGCGGACCTGATTCGGCCAGTCTTTCTTTAGGAAAGAGTTACGCCCAGATGGCTGATCAGAAGAATCCGCATCCTCTGGGTTATCCTTTGTACGAATATACCTGGAAGACCGTTTTTTTGCACAGTCTGGTGGGACGGACGGAACAACTTAATTCCAATCTTTTCGGCATCACGGAAGCAGAGGCGACTCTGGCGGTGACCTTTCCTGGTCTGACCCCGCCACAGGTAAAGATGGCCTTGGATAAGATCGAAGACATTGAGGATGGCGCCCTTTATTTGCGCTTTCATCAGGGCCGATATTATGCCAGTTTAGACCCTTCCATCAACACCACTTTGAACGCGGTGCGTCGTTCTTTGAAAACCGAGCACATACAGGGCTTATTGGATGCGACAGCTCGAAAGATTATTACCAGCAGCCAGTCAGTGTTCCACGTCGTTCACGATGTGACGTTGCCAGAGCATATCCCGGATACTGATAAACAGCCGATCCTGGCGGTGGTGTCTCTGGATGCCGACCACGTTAAAGCCGAAGATTTTATTCTCTCCGCCGGTGCCAACAAACCTCGCTTTCATCAAAATGTTGTCTTTCTGCTGTTGCCGCAAACCGTAAGAGAGGCCACCGAACCTTGGGGGGAGGAAAAGGTTACCCGGTCCCAAGAAATGCTCAATCGTATGGAGGCAATGGCGGCCACAGTGCTGTCGATGCGAACCCTAAAAGCCCAACCGGAGAATTTTGGCATCAGCGCCGCCAAGCTGGTGGAGGCGGAATTTGATAAAAAACTCAAGGAAAAAGAATTAGGCTTGGTTACCACCGTGACTCAGGCATATGATGGACTGTGGTTTCCTTCGGCGTCCCGACAGATTATCCGCCGGGAAATCAAGGCCGGCGTCGGTGAAGGTGGGGCTTCCATCGCCGAGGAGATCAAACGGATCTTAATATCGGAGGGCGAACTCCTGACGGCGGAAGCGGCCGTTACCCAGGAGCATTTGTTGGCTTTGGGAAAACTCTTCTTTGAGAACCAGGACACAAGCTCTTTAATCGTTGTGAAGGACAATTTTACCCGCCAACGGCATTGGCCGGTGCTGGAACAGACCGCGCTGTTGCCGCAGATCATCCGGGCGGGCGTCAATCGGGGTGTTTGGTGTCTCTTCCGCCTGGCCAGTAGTGAGAGTGTAAAACCGGAAGAATTTTTTAGTCGGGACACCGGCGAACTCCCTTTTGATTTAGACCTCACCCAGGAAGGTTGGTCTCTGGTTACCCTGCCCGGGGCCAAGAAGCGGGGCTGGGGGCCGGCGGCTATAGACAAAAAGAAGCTCGAACACTTAGTGATTCACCAGATTGAAGAGAAAGAAGCCGTCACTGTTAAAGACGTCCAGGCTGAGACCCTGAAAAACTTTGGTGAGGTCCCGGAGGAAATCCTCTACGATGTTATTAAAGACCAGTTGCGCCATGGCAAACTGGCGGCTTATCCTGGGGTTGCCGATCAGCAGGAAAAACCGCCGGGTTTATATTTAGGCAAAACTCCGCTAACGCCGCCCATTACGCCTGACCTGGTATTAACCACTCCGGCGGCTGTGGCGGTCAAGGGCTGGGTGACGGCAGGACCGAATGCGTTCAAATTAGCCGGAACTGACGGGGCGCACCGTTTCTTTCCGTTACTGGGGCGATTGGGCAGTCTGTATGCCAGGGGAGCCCAATCAACCATAAAATCTTTGGAACTGGTGGATTATGAAACTCCCGGCGGCGGCGCCTTGCGCTTGACTCTGGAAAATATCCCGCCCGAAGGGATGAAGCGGCTCGAGGAATTCTTTGAGGTGCTGGGAGGAATTATTAGCCCTGGCCAGGACTCTGAGATATATTTAGAAATTGAGGACCCGGACGACTCATGTCCGCTGGTGCAGGAGTTGAAAAAAAGATTCCATAACATGACCATTTCCGGTTGAAACATAAGCGCATGGCAAACCACCATTCCGATCTGTTAGCCTATTACCAGAAGCACCTGGCCTCTTTGGTGACAACGTATCCTTTTGTTCTGCGCCTCGCGGAATGGAAGGATTATCCGGTGCCCATCCTGGTGGTGAAAGAACGGCGTGAATTCATCAGCGACGGCAATGGCAAAAATCAA is a window from the Desulfobacca acetoxidans DSM 11109 genome containing:
- a CDS encoding alginate lyase family protein, producing MSRWRRFLANPYKLHVLKALLAGNHRQKRARRHLKNLTPATLDQVLRSSGSSVSYLRERRHPAFYFDFDNIPKIIDAIPDNQRQRTIKRAKRQAVEKIFRFRGSKPVIFLEGFDWWYAIDRDLDWNRDLHRLDWLVDALLASYYTGEERYAAAAGQAICHWWQTNPPGTGPWSEPFEVSQRANTLSWLLFLGLRSPCFPAAALECTLCAILASGIWLETTLEFQTPNNHLLIEIIRLYQLSILLPEYPAAAQWQQLSVNLLAQEVERQVLSDGFHCELSVFYHRLVLEALLEMIALAHRNNMSLPEIIPERTAQMVLTLSRLRRPDGTYPLLGDGFQSDILLRYDLEVVGATLLGNGYSGGGPNERTIWLLNGVWPQTNASRPSAAHFWPQAGYAVLNRPYRGGLNRLIFDCGDFGLAAAPGHGHADCLGITLDLADRPILIDPGTYSFQDLHWRQGFRGTRAHNTMVIDSCDQTYIPGLFGAGRFARPRLNSAILSGGLRFFDASHDGYQRCGGSVQHRRLLLDLPDMGWLVIDLVTGQGRHEVEELWHFHPDILLRIKSSQIAACIGDREVCQIYQRSSFETLSMVGCGIYDPPLGWLAEEAGQKIPAPVLVSSGTGNLPLLVATLFVPGRTKKKISLQLKELAGSWALEAKIGANSGIALFSPDNAAVLDYPPWSATGRVLVCQQTPDCEAMILSGGAAVSRKNSLTLSLPRESGGLLVNREKGGITIYGDVPLPLELFCPIELPVAINGEAVAARFDRRRRMLQVSG
- a CDS encoding alpha-L-arabinofuranosidase C-terminal domain-containing protein; its protein translation is MKLLRLYRIVCRNLIMLVVVWLTASPVHGGTQAQIIVSAAVDPKKIINQKLFGHNVLFAGNGMWDARRNYLETEAECLIKMLQPSVLRFPGGDISDLYIWEDGLGVSNTSLVTPQDTDIALEAEPDWTGVRNIRILDRHDGKYGDLGCFSFQDGVLLRGVVGLKATHPPGASVRPEKRLGQPEWYSHSYGIMEHLQLCELLGAEPIITVNYGSGLNKDGRVSTYVSLSQKVKRAAAWVALVNGNPEDQRLLGIDEEGRDWRTIGYWAGLRVARGRPAPYGVTYWEIGNEVFNRQAIGFCSAQTYAADYLEFVRAMKTVDPTIKIGAVGLAEPHGRGDADQELPWNETILQGAKNHLDFLSVHLYYPSASACPHSYQSQCWFMAVMGAASQAMADLKEIRRLIDTIYGPSETIPIVVSEYGVWPAESKSGGDYANLARALYDADLLMGLMTEGSDLGVDLAAAWNIHGNNPTAAIRFDFNTESRTLRPHFWAQQLLRNSLGNWILPVQVTCPTLAIGRLGNVGPLLAVPELQAMATLDLQGHLALAVLNRSLVSGLEADITIREYQPLPLATVQSCHGDSPAAHNEREPCRVRVQTRDYSHVAENFQYHFPPHSLTIIHLQRQSAQK
- a CDS encoding cation-translocating P-type ATPase; this encodes MLVHKLLLPENIELNFNPPPEKILKALVRLVYSRAKLAVDSGTFEEEELHLLHSYLGEGLAILHNLSEAVAQTLLILVLSPAGVGLNGQSCQVLAVLITPLKESGSHFQLLARLTALLRNRRLREELMAKESATEIWRAIRREEESGYENYWVLSREEILKELTTGFQGLSPEEARHRLEEIGPNRIARVRRRPLFLRFGTNFVNLFAILLWAASGFAYLAGIKELAAAIPLVILINAIFSFWQEYRAEKAIEVLGKLLPSRTRVCRGGEVREVEAAELVPGDIIVLEAGDQVPADSRLIEAQDFRVDNSALTGESRPAYKTAESVEDGQEFLWTEMPNLVFAGTAALSGVARGVVLATGMDTQLGNIAALTQEVKEKPSPLQREMQFVVKVQAVVAVTIGLLFFLVAVLTGKLAFFNSLIFAIGLIVAFVPEGLLPTLTLALAMGVQRMARKNALVKRLSAVETLGAATVICTDKTGTLTTNEVMVAHLWLAGNHLTVTGSGFKLPGRLEQDNSPLSPPKLGSPLLTRISHCAILCNNASLSAGDEKVSGDPTEAALLVLAAKIGKDFEAIRRSQPRLKVFPFESVRKRMSVLHAAPDGGVSCWVKGAPESVIPLCTTITEWDGQTRPLTQQDRARLSQELSEMAQKGLRLLTLAYKPVETLDLGLEEAESNLSFLAITGMEDPPRPEVSEAIDRCHKAGIRIVMITGDFGGTAGAVASEIGMRLGKAAILTGEEVSRLSEVQLRGLLKRSGDKVFARISPQEKLRIVVALLNLGEIVAVTGDGVNDGPALKAADIGVAMGQRGTEVSKEAASIVLTDDNFATIVAAIEEGRAVYANIKKFITYIFNSNIPEAVPFVLFVLLGIPLPLNIMQILAVDLGTDLLPGLALGVEPPEPGIMNRPPRSRRDRLIDWPLARRFTFLGLLNAAAALCAFFFVYLSAGWRPGLEMAASGPLYERATTMCLAGIIASQIGNGLAIRTDRESVFKVGLFSNRLLIGGIVSEVLILLALSYLPLLQGIFGTAPLTGKDLMFLLSFPPVMLLADELRKAWGRRQHQSH
- a CDS encoding ATP-binding protein, yielding MRSILQTCKPRHDILTGTFNPEIFTANLSQVMDSYRGKSSIIHSLYTDARQFFKDATYPTESLKLMLADVLGRLAGDNSLPAIHRLETAFGGGKTHMLIALAHLSFRGQELVDAVQDIIDPTILPPPGQVQVVGIAGDELPVHQPQGAVLSPYTLWGELAFQIGGEALYRERETEVRSYAAPGRNFLEQVFGGRKVLIMLDELAQYAARLQAARPDGAEMLAAFLMALHSYARTHAGVAVVLTLASAADAFAKNTEKLRELIATVKGEDVDEIQAWELAQKAEKDIRSVIARDATTVVPIQAGEISRILAKRLFDQVDAEAAAATAQAYLKLYGTHAAVLPPRASQHDFHDLITAHYPFHPTFIRFLNEKLATVETFQGTRGVLRVLALVIRSLWQKRLETPLIHTCHVPLDDPGVVNEIMGRTGGGDLLPVLNADVGGPDSASLSLGKSYAQMADQKNPHPLGYPLYEYTWKTVFLHSLVGRTEQLNSNLFGITEAEATLAVTFPGLTPPQVKMALDKIEDIEDGALYLRFHQGRYYASLDPSINTTLNAVRRSLKTEHIQGLLDATARKIITSSQSVFHVVHDVTLPEHIPDTDKQPILAVVSLDADHVKAEDFILSAGANKPRFHQNVVFLLLPQTVREATEPWGEEKVTRSQEMLNRMEAMAATVLSMRTLKAQPENFGISAAKLVEAEFDKKLKEKELGLVTTVTQAYDGLWFPSASRQIIRREIKAGVGEGGASIAEEIKRILISEGELLTAEAAVTQEHLLALGKLFFENQDTSSLIVVKDNFTRQRHWPVLEQTALLPQIIRAGVNRGVWCLFRLASSESVKPEEFFSRDTGELPFDLDLTQEGWSLVTLPGAKKRGWGPAAIDKKKLEHLVIHQIEEKEAVTVKDVQAETLKNFGEVPEEILYDVIKDQLRHGKLAAYPGVADQQEKPPGLYLGKTPLTPPITPDLVLTTPAAVAVKGWVTAGPNAFKLAGTDGAHRFFPLLGRLGSLYARGAQSTIKSLELVDYETPGGGALRLTLENIPPEGMKRLEEFFEVLGGIISPGQDSEIYLEIEDPDDSCPLVQELKKRFHNMTISG